Proteins encoded in a region of the Vicia villosa cultivar HV-30 ecotype Madison, WI linkage group LG5, Vvil1.0, whole genome shotgun sequence genome:
- the LOC131602208 gene encoding uncharacterized protein LOC131602208 isoform X2 codes for MYLRRIQCRDRRWALLLQPSKYFFRPKVSDHHCFQSLSPKTTVREYSSLGGIIKKNLLGSDSCSHVSSRYSFTGLNKRPSFCLRSTQIRGFSSESDGSSASENKQVHVNDGGDLDKGKNQLGKAGGDVKCCNTHAQLGEQDQEEWLLNEKLAVESKRRESPFLTRRDKFKNEFLRRITPWENINISWDTFPYHINEHTKSLLTECAASRLRHNKLASSFGTRLASSSGRILLQSIPGTELYRERLVRALAQDLQVPLLVLDSSILAPYDIDDDQSSDYESDDDNAESGDEGGLECENEDDNDASNEEEWTSSAEAKSDASDNEDALASAEAALKKVKAAVQKLIPYNVDEFEKMVTGDESPESSNSDDTKSTDKSGSQLRKGDRVKYIGPSIKFTNDDRVSILNNGQRGEVYDVNGDQAAVILDDNVEKANENEVENPNNDRPKASVYWINVKDIENDLDAQTQDCYIAVEALCEVLNSKQPLIVYFPDSSQWLHKSLPKSSRNEFFQKVEEMFDRLSGPVVLICGQNKVHSGTKEKEKFTMILPNIGRVAKLPLSLKHLTDGFKGGKTSEEDDINKLFSNVLSVHPPKEENLQVVFKKQLEEDRKIVISRSNLNELRKVLEEHQLSCVDLLQANTDGIILTKQKAEKVVGWAKNHYLSSCLLPSVKGERLCIPRESLEIAISRMKDMETMSRKPSQNLKSLAKDEFESNFVSSVVPPGEIGVKFDDIGALEDVKKALQELVILPMRRPELFTRGNLLRPCKGILLFGPPGTGKTLLAKALATEAGANFISITGSTLTSKWFGDAEKLTKALFSFASKLAPVIIFVDEVDSLLGARGGAFEHEATRRMRNEFMAAWDGLRSKENQRILILGATNRPFDLDDAVIRRLPRRIYVDLPDAENRKKILRIFLAKENLYSDFQYDELANLTEGYSGSDLKNLCVAAAYRPVQELLEEERKRDNDTTNSVLRPLNLEDFVQAKSKVGPSVAYDATSMNELRKWNEMYGEGGSRAKSPFGFGS; via the exons ATGTACTTGAGGAGAATACAGTGCCGAGATCGGAGATGGGCTTTGTTGTTGCAACCGTCAAAATACTTTTTTAGGCCGAAAGTCTCCGACCATCATTGCTTTCAGTCTTTATCACCTAAGACCACCGTGAGAGAATATTCTTCACTTGGtggtattataaaaaaaaatctcttaGGTTCAGATTCATGTAGTCATGTTTCATCTAGATATAGTTTTACCGGTCTGAACAAAAGGCCTAGTTTTTGTCTTAGGAGTACTCAGATACGAGGTTTTAGTTCGGAAAGTGATGGAAGTAGTGCAAGTGAGAATAAACAAGTACATGTTAACGATGGAGGTGATTTGGATAAGGGGAAGAATCAGCTAGGTAAGGCTGGTGGAGATGTTAAATGCTGCAATACACATGCACAGCTTGGAGAACAGGATCAGGAGGAATGGCTTCTTAATGAGAAGCTTGCTGTAGAAAGTAAAAGGAGAGAATCGCCATTTTTGACGAGAAGAGATAAGTTTAAAAATGAGTTTCTGAGAAGAATTACTCCATGGGAGAATATAAACATTTCGTGGGACACATTTCCTTATCACATAAA TGAGCATACGAAAAGTCTTCTTACGGAATGTGCTGCTTCCCGTTTGAGACATAATAAGCTTGCTTCGTCTTTTGGCACCCGCCTTGCATCTTCAAGTGGAAGAATATTGCTTCAAAGCATTCCGG GCACTGAGCTCTATCGGGAAAGATTAGTTAGAGCTCTTGCACAAGATTTACAAGTACCGTTGTTGGTGCTTGACAGCAGCATCCTTGCTCCTTAT GATATTGATGATGATCAATCGTCAGACTATGAGTCTGATGATGATAATGCAGAATCTGGGGATGAGGGTGGTCTAGAATGTGAGAATGAGGATGATAATGATGCTAGTAATGAAGAAGAATGGACTAGCAGTGCTGAAGCGAAGTCAGATGCAAGCGATAATGAAGATGCACTAGCATCTGCTGAAGCAGCTCTTAAGAAAGTTAAAGCTGCTGTTCAGAAACTTATCCCTTACAATGTTGATGAATTTGAGAAG ATGGTGACTGGAGATGAGAGTCCCGAGTCATCGAATTCTGATGATACCAAGTCAACTGATAAATCTGGATCTCAGCTAAGAAAAG gtGACCGCGTGAAGTACATCGGCCCTTCTATTAAATTTACAAATGATGATAG GGTTTCAATTTTAAATAATGGTCAAAGGGGAGAGGTATACGATGTTAATGGAGATCAAGCTGCGGTTATCTTAGATGATAATGTAGAGAAGGCCAATGAGAATGAGGTTGAGAACCCTAACAATGATCGTCCAAAAGCATCAGTTTATTGGATAAATG TTAAGGACATTGAGAACGATCTTGATGCTCAAACACAGGATTGCTACATAGCAGTGGAGGCTTTATGTGAG gttttgaattcCAAACAACCTCTTATAGTATATTTTCCGGATAGTTCACAGTGGTTGCATAAATCACTTCCTAAGTCAAGCCGAAATGAGTTTTTTCAAAAGGTTGAAGAGATGTTTGACCGGTTATCTGGCCCTGTAGTATTGATTTGTGGGCAAAACAAAGTTCATTCTGGAACAAAGGAGAAAGAAAAATTT ACGATGATACTCCCAAACATTGGACGTGTTGCTAAGCTG CCTCTTTCTTTGAAGCACCTGACTGATGGATTTAAAGGGGGAAAGACATCTGAAGAGGATGACATTAACAAGCTTTTCTCTAATGTTTTGAGTGTACATCCACCTAAG GAGGAGAATCTACAGGTAGTATTCAAAAAACAACTCGAGGAAGACAGGAAAATTGTGATTTCACGTAGTAATTTGAATGAACTACGAAAG GTTCTTGAAGAACACCAGCTATCATGCGTTGACCTCTTGCAAGCGAATACTGATGGCATCATTTTAACAAAGCAGA AAGCTGAGAAAGTGGTAGGCTGGGCAAAAAACCATTACTTGTCATCATGCTTGCTTCCTTCTGTTAAAGGAGAAAGATTGTGCATACCACGCGAAAG TCTTGAAATTGCAATCTCAAGGATGAAAGACATGGAAACTATGTCACGAAAACCTTCTCAGAACCTCAAG AGCCTTGCAAAGGATGAGTTTGAGAGCAATTTCGTTTCATCTGTTGTACCTCCTGGTGAAATTGGGGTGAAGTTTGATGACATAGGTGCTCTTGAAGATGTTAAGAAGGCACTTCAGGAACTTGTTATTCTTCCAATGAGAAGGCCCGAGCTTTTCACTCGTGGAAACCTGTTGCGG CCCTGCAAAGGAATATTGCTTTTTGGTCCTCCTGGAACTGGGAAAACTCTTCTGGCCAAGGCACTTGCAACAGAAGCCGGTGCAAATTTTATCAGCATAACTGGTTCGACCCTTACTTCAAag TGGTTTGGAGATGCTGAGAAACTAACCAAAGCACTTTTCTCATTTGCCAGCAAGCTTGCACCTGTCATTATATTTGTTGATGAG GTTGACAGTTTGCTTGGTGCTCGAGGTGGTGCTTTTGAGCATGAGGCCACTAGAAGAATGAGGAATGAGTTCATGGCAGCATGGGATGGATTGAGGTCCAAAGAGAATCAAAGAATCCTCATTCTTGGTGCAACAAACAGGCCATTTGACCTTGATGATGCTGTTATCCGTCGTTTACCAAGAAG GATCTATGTTGATTTACCTGATGCTGAAAACCGAAAGAAGATTCTAAGAATATTTCTTGCAAAAGAAAATCTGTACTCCGATTTTCAATACGACGAACTTGCTAACTTGACCGAAGGATACTCTGGCAGTGATTTGAAG AACCTGTGTGTTGCTGCAGCATATAGACCTGTTCAAGAGCTCTTAGAAGAAGAAAGGAAG CGAGACAATGATACTACAAATTCAGTATTAAGGCCtcttaatttggaagattttgtgCAAGCAAAATCCAAG GTTGGTCCATCTGTTGCGTATGACGCAACAAGCATGAATGAGTTGAGGAAGTGGAACGAAATGTACGGCGAAGGCGGAAGTAGAGCGAAATCACCATTTGGATTTGGGAGCTGA
- the LOC131602208 gene encoding uncharacterized protein LOC131602208 isoform X1, with translation MYLRRIQCRDRRWALLLQPSKYFFRPKVSDHHCFQSLSPKTTVREYSSLGGIIKKNLLGSDSCSHVSSRYSFTGLNKRPSFCLRSTQIRGFSSESDGSSASENKQVHVNDGGDLDKGKNQLGKAGGDVKCCNTHAQLGEQDQEEWLLNEKLAVESKRRESPFLTRRDKFKNEFLRRITPWENINISWDTFPYHINEHTKSLLTECAASRLRHNKLASSFGTRLASSSGRILLQSIPGTELYRERLVRALAQDLQVPLLVLDSSILAPYDIDDDQSSDYESDDDNAESGDEGGLECENEDDNDASNEEEWTSSAEAKSDASDNEDALASAEAALKKVKAAVQKLIPYNVDEFEKMVTGDESPESSNSDDTKSTDKSGSQLRKGDRVKYIGPSIKFTNDDRIKLGKIPTSDGPTNAYTILPERVSILNNGQRGEVYDVNGDQAAVILDDNVEKANENEVENPNNDRPKASVYWINVKDIENDLDAQTQDCYIAVEALCEVLNSKQPLIVYFPDSSQWLHKSLPKSSRNEFFQKVEEMFDRLSGPVVLICGQNKVHSGTKEKEKFTMILPNIGRVAKLPLSLKHLTDGFKGGKTSEEDDINKLFSNVLSVHPPKEENLQVVFKKQLEEDRKIVISRSNLNELRKVLEEHQLSCVDLLQANTDGIILTKQKAEKVVGWAKNHYLSSCLLPSVKGERLCIPRESLEIAISRMKDMETMSRKPSQNLKSLAKDEFESNFVSSVVPPGEIGVKFDDIGALEDVKKALQELVILPMRRPELFTRGNLLRPCKGILLFGPPGTGKTLLAKALATEAGANFISITGSTLTSKWFGDAEKLTKALFSFASKLAPVIIFVDEVDSLLGARGGAFEHEATRRMRNEFMAAWDGLRSKENQRILILGATNRPFDLDDAVIRRLPRRIYVDLPDAENRKKILRIFLAKENLYSDFQYDELANLTEGYSGSDLKNLCVAAAYRPVQELLEEERKRDNDTTNSVLRPLNLEDFVQAKSKVGPSVAYDATSMNELRKWNEMYGEGGSRAKSPFGFGS, from the exons ATGTACTTGAGGAGAATACAGTGCCGAGATCGGAGATGGGCTTTGTTGTTGCAACCGTCAAAATACTTTTTTAGGCCGAAAGTCTCCGACCATCATTGCTTTCAGTCTTTATCACCTAAGACCACCGTGAGAGAATATTCTTCACTTGGtggtattataaaaaaaaatctcttaGGTTCAGATTCATGTAGTCATGTTTCATCTAGATATAGTTTTACCGGTCTGAACAAAAGGCCTAGTTTTTGTCTTAGGAGTACTCAGATACGAGGTTTTAGTTCGGAAAGTGATGGAAGTAGTGCAAGTGAGAATAAACAAGTACATGTTAACGATGGAGGTGATTTGGATAAGGGGAAGAATCAGCTAGGTAAGGCTGGTGGAGATGTTAAATGCTGCAATACACATGCACAGCTTGGAGAACAGGATCAGGAGGAATGGCTTCTTAATGAGAAGCTTGCTGTAGAAAGTAAAAGGAGAGAATCGCCATTTTTGACGAGAAGAGATAAGTTTAAAAATGAGTTTCTGAGAAGAATTACTCCATGGGAGAATATAAACATTTCGTGGGACACATTTCCTTATCACATAAA TGAGCATACGAAAAGTCTTCTTACGGAATGTGCTGCTTCCCGTTTGAGACATAATAAGCTTGCTTCGTCTTTTGGCACCCGCCTTGCATCTTCAAGTGGAAGAATATTGCTTCAAAGCATTCCGG GCACTGAGCTCTATCGGGAAAGATTAGTTAGAGCTCTTGCACAAGATTTACAAGTACCGTTGTTGGTGCTTGACAGCAGCATCCTTGCTCCTTAT GATATTGATGATGATCAATCGTCAGACTATGAGTCTGATGATGATAATGCAGAATCTGGGGATGAGGGTGGTCTAGAATGTGAGAATGAGGATGATAATGATGCTAGTAATGAAGAAGAATGGACTAGCAGTGCTGAAGCGAAGTCAGATGCAAGCGATAATGAAGATGCACTAGCATCTGCTGAAGCAGCTCTTAAGAAAGTTAAAGCTGCTGTTCAGAAACTTATCCCTTACAATGTTGATGAATTTGAGAAG ATGGTGACTGGAGATGAGAGTCCCGAGTCATCGAATTCTGATGATACCAAGTCAACTGATAAATCTGGATCTCAGCTAAGAAAAG gtGACCGCGTGAAGTACATCGGCCCTTCTATTAAATTTACAAATGATGATAG GATCAAACTGGGGAAGATACCGACGTCTGATGGTCCAACTAATGCTTATACTATTTTACCTGAAAG GGTTTCAATTTTAAATAATGGTCAAAGGGGAGAGGTATACGATGTTAATGGAGATCAAGCTGCGGTTATCTTAGATGATAATGTAGAGAAGGCCAATGAGAATGAGGTTGAGAACCCTAACAATGATCGTCCAAAAGCATCAGTTTATTGGATAAATG TTAAGGACATTGAGAACGATCTTGATGCTCAAACACAGGATTGCTACATAGCAGTGGAGGCTTTATGTGAG gttttgaattcCAAACAACCTCTTATAGTATATTTTCCGGATAGTTCACAGTGGTTGCATAAATCACTTCCTAAGTCAAGCCGAAATGAGTTTTTTCAAAAGGTTGAAGAGATGTTTGACCGGTTATCTGGCCCTGTAGTATTGATTTGTGGGCAAAACAAAGTTCATTCTGGAACAAAGGAGAAAGAAAAATTT ACGATGATACTCCCAAACATTGGACGTGTTGCTAAGCTG CCTCTTTCTTTGAAGCACCTGACTGATGGATTTAAAGGGGGAAAGACATCTGAAGAGGATGACATTAACAAGCTTTTCTCTAATGTTTTGAGTGTACATCCACCTAAG GAGGAGAATCTACAGGTAGTATTCAAAAAACAACTCGAGGAAGACAGGAAAATTGTGATTTCACGTAGTAATTTGAATGAACTACGAAAG GTTCTTGAAGAACACCAGCTATCATGCGTTGACCTCTTGCAAGCGAATACTGATGGCATCATTTTAACAAAGCAGA AAGCTGAGAAAGTGGTAGGCTGGGCAAAAAACCATTACTTGTCATCATGCTTGCTTCCTTCTGTTAAAGGAGAAAGATTGTGCATACCACGCGAAAG TCTTGAAATTGCAATCTCAAGGATGAAAGACATGGAAACTATGTCACGAAAACCTTCTCAGAACCTCAAG AGCCTTGCAAAGGATGAGTTTGAGAGCAATTTCGTTTCATCTGTTGTACCTCCTGGTGAAATTGGGGTGAAGTTTGATGACATAGGTGCTCTTGAAGATGTTAAGAAGGCACTTCAGGAACTTGTTATTCTTCCAATGAGAAGGCCCGAGCTTTTCACTCGTGGAAACCTGTTGCGG CCCTGCAAAGGAATATTGCTTTTTGGTCCTCCTGGAACTGGGAAAACTCTTCTGGCCAAGGCACTTGCAACAGAAGCCGGTGCAAATTTTATCAGCATAACTGGTTCGACCCTTACTTCAAag TGGTTTGGAGATGCTGAGAAACTAACCAAAGCACTTTTCTCATTTGCCAGCAAGCTTGCACCTGTCATTATATTTGTTGATGAG GTTGACAGTTTGCTTGGTGCTCGAGGTGGTGCTTTTGAGCATGAGGCCACTAGAAGAATGAGGAATGAGTTCATGGCAGCATGGGATGGATTGAGGTCCAAAGAGAATCAAAGAATCCTCATTCTTGGTGCAACAAACAGGCCATTTGACCTTGATGATGCTGTTATCCGTCGTTTACCAAGAAG GATCTATGTTGATTTACCTGATGCTGAAAACCGAAAGAAGATTCTAAGAATATTTCTTGCAAAAGAAAATCTGTACTCCGATTTTCAATACGACGAACTTGCTAACTTGACCGAAGGATACTCTGGCAGTGATTTGAAG AACCTGTGTGTTGCTGCAGCATATAGACCTGTTCAAGAGCTCTTAGAAGAAGAAAGGAAG CGAGACAATGATACTACAAATTCAGTATTAAGGCCtcttaatttggaagattttgtgCAAGCAAAATCCAAG GTTGGTCCATCTGTTGCGTATGACGCAACAAGCATGAATGAGTTGAGGAAGTGGAACGAAATGTACGGCGAAGGCGGAAGTAGAGCGAAATCACCATTTGGATTTGGGAGCTGA